A single Sandaracinaceae bacterium DNA region contains:
- a CDS encoding DUF3817 domain-containing protein, with protein sequence MADTVIHRSVANLRLIGIAEGISFLLLLGVGMPLKYYAGIPMAVRVMGSLHGLLFVLFLIALSYAGSKRDWAPQTSLSFLVASVLPFGFLMVDGRLKREMIAP encoded by the coding sequence ATGGCCGACACCGTCATTCACCGCAGCGTTGCGAACCTCCGGCTGATCGGCATCGCGGAGGGCATCTCGTTCCTCCTGCTGCTGGGCGTGGGCATGCCGCTCAAGTACTACGCCGGAATCCCCATGGCGGTGCGCGTGATGGGCAGCCTGCACGGGTTGCTGTTCGTGCTGTTCCTGATCGCGCTCTCGTATGCCGGCAGCAAGCGCGACTGGGCGCCGCAGACGTCGTTGTCGTTCTTGGTCGCGTCGGTGCTGCCCTTTGGGTTCTTGATGGTGGACGGCCGGCTCAAGCGCGAGATGATCGCTCCGTAG
- the mfd gene encoding transcription-repair coupling factor: MLDDLSPLSGGLQRATATTDVALRALAGEARVDLAGLPPGAAALLLVKASKAHAGPMLVVTADTDAMRRTAESLRFFLGESDAVRTEVLHFPSADTSPFLDVASDRRATMDRLAALFHMAQGLPWRFLVVSAAALIRKVAPREAITSRSKWVRAEDELDRDELIRVLADGGYLRVPVAEDPGTFAVRGGIIDVYAPHAPYPARIELDDWLVTSIKYFDPDTQRTVSETKGIFVHPVRETLLGDAEVALARQRIRTLCDDVNWPTKKTLALLDDISAGRMFYGLDGLLPAFYPALQTIFEYIPGDARVVYLDPVMCHRTIRDEREQARNDHGAKVAEGAPTYALRDHYLDEAELSVRLEARPVAAFHRMVFTGRPSEDASPLAIYEHCQEDSVLHLGATDHAALVGELKAAKGGSGREEGLAPGARNAQRWLDAGMRVLFVARNHTQAERLRTLLTQYDVPTTGKPAPFEPGMIEGRPPQAAQISVGALSDGFVMPTEGLVCITEGEIFGTQTRKRAPRKQKGRDTEAFLEDLRQLEVGDFVVHSDHGVGRYLGIERKSLGQSQFERYVGNEERYVEVLVVEYKDGARLLLPVTRLNLLQKFAAGDTHTPKLDRLGGSTFSKTKGKVERAVKQLAEDLLKLYAERAAAERVAVPPPDRSYAEFEATFPYEETRDQLAAIDDVMADLDGGKPMDRLVCGDVGFGKTEVALRAAFRVAMAGRQVAVLCPTTVLAQQHYNNFAARMSDYPLRVGVLSRFVDKAEQSDVLSGLKEGKVDIVIGTHRLLSKDVHFKHLGLLVVDEEQRFGVSHKERIKNLRKSVDVLTLSATPIPRTLQMAIGGMRDLSLITSAPVDRRAVRTFACRWDDHTIREAILREMNRGGQAFFVYNRIDGLYERADRLKKLLPDVRIAVAHGQMGEVALEQTMTDFIEGRYDVLCSTAIIESGIDIPRANTMIIDRADTFGLSQLYQLRGRVGRSRERAYCYLLTPPPSTLSDEARSRIEALERFTELGSGFKVASLDMELRGAGDLLGAEQSGSVSQVGFDMFVHMLEQAVAELRGEEVVADFDTEMTVALEHYLPDDYIEDVGLRLSLYKRLASARDEQRVDDLAIEMEDRFGPPPQPARDLLRVMALRPLLREYRILGCEADERRVTLHLREDTPLDPSKVMGLVGQPRSPWKLSPDMKLTHHRDPNSSQNKLDGVDHVRDVLRVLPSLCKDS; this comes from the coding sequence GTGCTCGACGATCTCTCCCCCCTGAGCGGCGGCCTCCAGCGCGCCACGGCGACCACGGACGTGGCGCTGCGTGCGCTCGCGGGCGAGGCGCGTGTGGACCTGGCGGGGCTGCCGCCCGGCGCGGCGGCGCTGCTGTTGGTGAAGGCCAGCAAGGCCCACGCGGGCCCCATGCTGGTGGTCACGGCGGACACGGACGCCATGCGCCGCACGGCCGAGAGCCTGCGCTTCTTCCTGGGCGAGAGCGACGCGGTGCGCACCGAGGTGCTGCACTTCCCGAGCGCGGACACGTCGCCCTTCTTGGACGTGGCCTCGGACCGGCGCGCGACGATGGACCGGCTCGCCGCGCTCTTTCACATGGCGCAGGGGCTGCCCTGGCGCTTCCTGGTGGTCTCGGCGGCCGCCCTCATTCGCAAGGTGGCGCCGCGCGAGGCCATCACGTCGCGCTCCAAGTGGGTGCGAGCCGAGGACGAGCTCGACCGCGACGAGCTGATCCGCGTGCTGGCCGACGGCGGCTACCTGCGCGTGCCGGTGGCCGAGGACCCGGGCACGTTCGCGGTGCGCGGCGGCATCATCGACGTGTATGCGCCGCATGCGCCCTACCCCGCGCGCATCGAGCTGGACGACTGGCTGGTCACCAGCATCAAGTACTTCGACCCCGACACGCAGCGCACGGTGTCGGAGACCAAGGGCATCTTCGTGCACCCGGTGCGCGAGACGCTGCTGGGCGACGCCGAGGTGGCGCTGGCGCGGCAGCGCATCCGCACCCTGTGCGACGACGTGAACTGGCCCACCAAGAAGACGCTGGCGCTCTTGGACGACATCTCCGCCGGGCGCATGTTCTATGGCCTGGACGGGCTCTTGCCCGCGTTCTATCCGGCGCTCCAGACCATCTTCGAGTACATCCCCGGCGACGCCCGCGTGGTGTACCTGGACCCGGTGATGTGCCACCGGACCATCCGTGACGAGCGGGAGCAGGCGCGCAACGACCACGGCGCCAAGGTGGCCGAGGGCGCGCCCACGTATGCGCTGCGGGACCACTACCTGGACGAGGCCGAGCTGAGCGTGCGGCTCGAGGCGCGGCCCGTGGCGGCGTTCCACCGCATGGTGTTCACGGGGCGGCCGAGCGAAGACGCCTCGCCGCTGGCCATCTACGAGCACTGCCAGGAAGACAGCGTGCTGCACCTGGGCGCCACGGACCACGCCGCGCTGGTGGGTGAGCTGAAGGCCGCCAAGGGTGGCAGCGGCCGCGAAGAGGGCCTGGCTCCGGGCGCGCGCAACGCACAGCGCTGGCTGGACGCGGGCATGCGTGTGCTGTTCGTGGCGCGCAACCACACCCAGGCCGAGCGCCTGCGCACGCTGCTCACGCAATACGACGTGCCCACCACGGGCAAGCCCGCGCCCTTCGAGCCCGGCATGATCGAGGGGCGCCCGCCACAAGCCGCGCAGATCAGCGTGGGCGCGCTGTCCGACGGCTTCGTGATGCCCACCGAGGGCCTGGTGTGCATCACCGAGGGCGAGATCTTCGGCACGCAGACGCGCAAGCGCGCGCCGCGCAAGCAGAAGGGGCGCGACACCGAGGCGTTCCTCGAAGACCTGCGCCAGCTCGAGGTGGGCGACTTCGTGGTGCACTCCGACCACGGCGTGGGGCGCTACCTGGGCATCGAGCGCAAGTCGCTGGGGCAGAGCCAGTTCGAGCGCTACGTGGGCAACGAAGAGCGCTACGTGGAGGTGCTGGTCGTCGAGTACAAAGACGGCGCGCGCCTCCTGCTGCCCGTCACGCGCCTGAACCTGCTGCAGAAGTTCGCGGCGGGCGACACGCACACGCCCAAGCTGGACCGCCTGGGCGGCAGCACCTTCAGCAAGACCAAGGGCAAGGTCGAGCGCGCCGTGAAGCAGCTGGCGGAAGACCTGCTGAAGCTCTACGCCGAGCGCGCCGCCGCCGAGCGCGTGGCCGTGCCGCCGCCCGACCGCAGCTACGCGGAGTTCGAGGCCACGTTCCCGTACGAGGAGACGCGCGACCAGCTGGCCGCCATCGACGACGTGATGGCGGACCTCGACGGCGGCAAGCCCATGGACCGCCTGGTGTGCGGTGACGTGGGCTTCGGCAAGACCGAGGTGGCCCTGCGCGCGGCCTTCCGCGTGGCCATGGCGGGCCGCCAGGTGGCCGTGCTGTGCCCCACCACGGTGCTGGCGCAGCAGCACTACAACAACTTCGCCGCGCGCATGAGCGACTACCCGCTGCGCGTGGGTGTGCTCTCGCGCTTCGTGGACAAGGCCGAGCAGTCCGATGTCCTGAGCGGGCTCAAGGAGGGCAAGGTCGACATCGTGATCGGCACCCACCGCCTGCTGAGCAAGGACGTGCACTTCAAGCACCTGGGGCTCCTGGTGGTGGACGAAGAGCAGCGCTTCGGTGTGTCGCACAAGGAGCGCATCAAGAACCTGCGCAAGAGCGTGGACGTGCTCACTTTGTCCGCTACCCCGATCCCGCGCACGTTGCAGATGGCCATCGGCGGCATGCGGGACCTCAGCCTGATCACCAGCGCGCCGGTGGACCGCCGGGCCGTGCGCACCTTCGCGTGCCGCTGGGACGACCACACCATCCGCGAGGCCATCCTGCGCGAGATGAACCGCGGTGGGCAGGCCTTCTTCGTCTACAACCGCATCGACGGGCTGTACGAGCGCGCGGACCGCCTCAAGAAGCTGCTGCCCGACGTGCGCATCGCCGTGGCCCACGGCCAGATGGGCGAGGTGGCGCTCGAGCAGACCATGACGGACTTCATCGAGGGCCGCTACGACGTGCTTTGCTCCACGGCCATCATCGAGTCGGGCATCGACATCCCACGCGCCAACACCATGATCATCGACCGCGCCGACACGTTCGGGCTCTCGCAGCTCTACCAGCTGCGCGGGCGCGTGGGCCGCAGCCGTGAGCGCGCCTACTGCTACCTGCTGACGCCGCCGCCCTCCACGCTGAGCGACGAGGCCCGCTCGCGCATCGAGGCCCTCGAGCGCTTCACGGAGCTGGGCTCGGGTTTCAAGGTGGCCTCGCTCGACATGGAGCTGCGCGGCGCGGGTGACCTCCTGGGCGCCGAGCAGAGCGGCAGCGTGTCGCAGGTGGGCTTCGACATGTTCGTGCACATGCTGGAGCAGGCCGTGGCCGAGCTGCGCGGCGAAGAGGTGGTGGCGGACTTCGACACCGAGATGACCGTGGCCCTCGAGCACTACCTGCCCGACGACTACATCGAGGACGTGGGCCTGCGCCTCTCGCTCTACAAGCGCCTGGCCTCGGCGCGCGACGAGCAGCGCGTGGACGACCTGGCCATCGAGATGGAGGACCGCTTCGGGCCGCCGCCGCAGCCCGCGCGCGACCTGTTGCGCGTGATGGCGCTGCGCCCGCTGCTGCGCGAGTACCGCATCCTCGGCTGCGAGGCCGACGAGCGCCGCGTGACGCTGCACCTGCGCGAAGACACGCCGCTCGACCCGTCGAAGGTCATGGGCCTGGTGGGCCAGCCGCGCAGCCCGTGGAAGCTCTCCCCCGACATGAAGCTCACGCACCACCGCGACCCGAACAGCAGCCAGAACAAGCTGGATGGCGTGGACCACGTGCGCGACGTCTTGCGCGTGCTCCCTTCTCTCTGCAAAGACAGCTGA
- a CDS encoding DEAD/DEAH box helicase has product MTFAELGLIDPLVRAVAAAGYENPTPIQRAAIPSVVAGRDLLGCAQTGTGKTAAFALPVLQRIDATAGDDPAIRALVLTPTRELAAQIGESFATYGENLDLWHTVIFGGVKENPQIAELKRGVDVLIATPGRLLDLMGQGHVNLTKVEIFVLDEADRMLDMGFLPDVKRVVKALPQKRQTLFFSATMPPVIRELAESLLTDPVSVAVAPVSSATELVTQQVFFVDHGDKRSLLVDLLKRPEVTRTLVFTRTKHGANRIVEHLEKAKISAQAIHGNKSQNARTRAMDGFRDGSLPVLVATDLAARGIDVSGVSHVINFDLPNVPETYVHRIGRTGRAEETGIAWALCEDEDRPFLADIERLMKRHVERVEDHPYPPQRGLPPVTDLQGRSSPGASRPLGGGGGRSGGGGGGGRPGGGRTGGRPGSGGRSGGGGGGGGRPGGGGGGGGRSGGGGGGRSGGGGGGGGGSRSGGGGGGGRSSGGGGSRSA; this is encoded by the coding sequence GTGACTTTTGCAGAGCTCGGCTTGATCGATCCCCTGGTGCGCGCCGTCGCGGCCGCCGGGTACGAGAATCCCACCCCCATCCAGCGCGCCGCCATTCCCTCCGTGGTGGCCGGGCGCGACCTCCTGGGCTGTGCCCAGACCGGCACCGGGAAGACGGCGGCCTTCGCGCTGCCCGTACTCCAGCGCATCGACGCCACCGCCGGCGACGACCCCGCCATCCGCGCCCTGGTGCTCACCCCCACCCGCGAGCTGGCCGCCCAGATTGGTGAGAGCTTCGCCACCTACGGCGAGAACCTGGATCTCTGGCACACGGTGATCTTCGGCGGCGTGAAGGAGAACCCGCAGATCGCGGAGCTGAAGCGCGGCGTGGACGTGCTCATCGCCACGCCCGGCCGCCTGCTGGACCTCATGGGCCAGGGCCACGTCAACCTCACCAAGGTCGAGATCTTCGTGCTGGACGAGGCCGACCGCATGCTGGACATGGGCTTCCTGCCCGACGTGAAGCGCGTGGTGAAGGCGTTGCCTCAGAAGCGCCAGACGCTGTTCTTCTCGGCCACCATGCCGCCCGTCATCCGCGAGCTGGCCGAGTCGCTGCTCACGGACCCGGTGAGCGTGGCCGTGGCGCCCGTGTCGTCGGCCACCGAGCTGGTCACGCAGCAGGTGTTCTTCGTGGACCACGGTGACAAGCGCAGCCTGCTGGTGGACCTGCTGAAGCGCCCCGAGGTGACCCGCACGCTGGTGTTCACGCGCACCAAGCACGGCGCCAACCGCATCGTGGAGCACCTCGAGAAGGCCAAGATCTCGGCGCAGGCCATCCACGGCAACAAGTCGCAGAACGCACGCACGCGGGCCATGGACGGCTTCCGCGACGGCTCGCTGCCCGTGCTGGTGGCCACCGACCTCGCAGCCCGCGGCATCGACGTGAGCGGCGTGTCGCACGTCATCAACTTCGACCTGCCGAACGTGCCCGAGACCTACGTGCACCGCATCGGTCGTACCGGCCGCGCCGAAGAGACCGGCATCGCCTGGGCGCTGTGCGAAGACGAGGACCGCCCCTTCCTGGCGGACATCGAGCGCCTGATGAAGCGCCACGTGGAACGCGTGGAAGATCACCCGTACCCGCCGCAGCGTGGGCTGCCGCCGGTCACGGACCTGCAGGGGCGCTCGTCGCCGGGTGCCTCGCGTCCGCTCGGTGGCGGCGGTGGTCGCTCGGGTGGCGGCGGCGGTGGTGGTCGTCCGGGTGGCGGTCGCACGGGTGGTCGCCCGGGTAGCGGCGGTCGCTCGGGCGGTGGTGGCGGTGGCGGCGGTCGCCCGGGTGGTGGCGGAGGTGGTGGCGGTCGCTCCGGCGGCGGCGGCGGTGGCCGCTCGGGCGGCGGCGGCGGTGGGGGTGGCGGCAGCCGCTCCGGTGGTGGCGGCGGCGGCGGTCGCTCTTCGGGCGGTGGCGGCTCGCGCAGCGCCTGA